A DNA window from Brassica napus cultivar Da-Ae chromosome C1, Da-Ae, whole genome shotgun sequence contains the following coding sequences:
- the LOC106382275 gene encoding cytosolic endo-beta-N-acetylglucosaminidase 2-like isoform X1 has translation MRGDLLRAYFSRRTLVSLYNLFFTISRTLLTSFPLSLIMPNSNDGGADSESESVPLLDLSKPSSPISFPIKSLQYLKSRSYFDSFHFQFNRSTVPLRRDLPNNRPRVLVCHDMKGGYVEDKWVQGCENDAGYAIWHWYLMDVFVYFSHSLVTLPPPCWTNTAHRHGVKVLGTFITEWDEGKAACKEMLATKESAQMYAERLSELATSLGFDGWLINIENEIDKEQIPNLMEFVSHLTEVLHLSTPGSLVIWYDSVTVHGHLKWQDHLNEKNKPFFDLCDGIFMNYTWKESYPKLSAEVAGDRKYDVYMGIDVFGRGSFGGGQWTVNTALDLLKRNNVSAAIFAPGWVYETAQPPNFHTAQNKWWSLVEKSWGIVQTYPQALPFYSDFNQGFGNHVSLEGRQLSDAPWYNISCQSLQPLLEFKEDNTDIIQVTIDTRDASYNGGGNIVFKGRLKGDVYFTARLFKPLLQLSSSPITVSYSVKSDETCKLGLLLSFSSASHGTKSILVAPQEPIPRLDHMFLKCLVTSEQTVSEWTVHETSLVMDEHTLTEISAFCYRTENSTKASEYVALLGHISIKDHVQLLQQNFVSLPPASSWVIEAHNIELVPGNFGSKILRVKLEWKHKHLEDSGLPVYNVYAENVKSTGELRSRKVLEKPRSERVFLGISHVPAYYVSELVVDSDVKGVSFVVQPCGEDGLWRKLDDSPNLLVDLEGLS, from the exons ATGCGAGGAGACCTACTTCGCGCCTATTTCTCACGGAGAACACTCGTCTCTCTCTACaatctcttcttcaccatctcccGTACGCTCCTCACTTCGTTCCCTCTCTCCCTCATCATGCCCAATTCCAACGACGGCGGCGCAGATTCCGAGTCCGAGTCCGTCCCGCTGCTCGATCTATCGAAACCGTCATCACCGATCTCCTTCCCGATCAAATCTCTCCAATATTTAAAATCGCGTTCCTACTTCGACTCTTTCCACTTTCAGTTCAACCGCTCCACAGTCCCTCTCCGGCGAGACTTACCTAATAATCGCCCGAGGGTTTTAGTATGCCACGATATGAAGGGAGGGTATGTAGAAGACAAGTGGGTACAAGGGTGTGAAAACGACGCCGGATACGCGATTTGGCATTGGTATTTGATGGACGTGTTTGTTTACTTCTCCCATTCTCTGGTGACTCTTCCTCCTCCTTGTTGGACCAATACAGCTCATCGGCATGGTGTTAAG GTGTTGGGGACTTTCATCACGGAATGGGATGAAGGTAAAGCTGCCTGCAAAGAGATGCTTGCCACTAAGGAGTCTGCTCAGATGTATGCTGAGCGTTTGTCTGAGCTTGCTACTTCTCTAGGTTTCGATGGATGGCTG ATAAATATAGAGAACGAAATAGATAAAGAACAGATTCCTAATTTGATGGAGTTCGTCAGCCATCTAACAGAAGTCTTGCATTTATCCACTCCTGGGTCTTTGGTTATATG GTACGATAGTGTCACTGTTCATGGCCATCTTAAATGGCAAGATCATTTGAATGAAAAGAACAAACCTTTCTTTGACTTGTGTGATGGAATCTTCATGAACTATACATGGAAG GAGAGCTACCCAAAATTATCAGCTGAAGTTGCAGGTGACAGAAAATATGATGTTTACATGGGAATTGATGTCTTCGGTCGCGGCTCCTTTGGTGGTGGTCAATGGACT GTTAATACTGCTCTTGATTTGCTTAAGAGAAACAATGTATCGGCTGCCATTTTCGCTCCTGGATGGGTATATGAGACTGCACAACCACCTAATTTTCACACAGCTCAGAATAA GTGGTGGTCACTTGTTGAGAAGTCATGGGGAATAGTCCAAACATATCCACAAGCGTTGCCATTTTACTCGGATTTCAATCAG GGCTTTGGTAACCATGTATCACTCGAGGGTCGCCAGTTATCTGATGCTCCGTGGTACAACATTTCTTGCCAAAGTCTTCAG CCACTCCTCGAGTTCAAGGAAGACAACACTGATATCATACAGGTCACTATTGA TACTAGAGATGCATCTTATAACGGAGGAGGGAACATCGTTTTTAAAGGAAGACTCAAGGGAGATGTGTATTTCACAGCAAGGCTCTTTAAACCTCTCCTTCAACTTTCTTCTTCCCCCATCACAGTCTCCTACTCT GTGAAATCAGATGAGACTTGTAAACTTGGACTCCTGCTTTCTTTCTCGTCCGCATCACACGGGACTAAATCCATACTTGTGGCGCCACAAGAACCCATCCCTAGATTAGATCACATGTTCTTGAAGTGCCTCGTTACATCAGAGCAGACTGTATCAGAGTGGACGGTACACGAGACAAGCCTTGTCATGGATGAACACACACTAACTGAAATCTCTGCCTTTTGCTACAGAACAGAGAACTCGACGAAGGCATCAGAGTACGTTGCATTGCTCGGTCACATTTCAATCAAAGATCATGTTCAGCTCCTCCAGCAAAACTTCGTTTCCTTACCTCCAGCATCATCATGGGTCATCGAGGCTCATAACATAGAGCTTGTACCGGGTAACTTCGGTTCAAAGATCCTCAGGGTTAAGCTAGAATGGAAACATAAACACCTTGAAGACTCTGGTCTCCCAGTGTACAATGTGTATGCAGAGAATGTGAAGTCAACTGGTGAACTAAGATCGAGGAAGGTTTTGGAGAAACCAAGAAGCGAGAGagtgttcctcggaatctcTCACGTACCGGCTTATTACGTATCGGAACTGGTGGTAGATTCGGACGTGAAAGGGGTCAGCTTCGTGGTGCAACCGTGTGGTGAAGATGGGTTATGGAGAAAGCTTGATGATTCCCCTAACCTTCTTGTGGACTTGGAGGGTCTCTCGTAG
- the LOC106382275 gene encoding cytosolic endo-beta-N-acetylglucosaminidase 2-like isoform X2, translating to MRGDLLRAYFSRRTLVSLYNLFFTISRTLLTSFPLSLIMPNSNDGGADSESESVPLLDLSKPSSPISFPIKSLQYLKSRSYFDSFHFQFNRSTVPLRRDLPNNRPRVLVCHDMKGGYVEDKWVQGCENDAGYAIWHWYLMDVFVYFSHSLVTLPPPCWTNTAHRHGVKVLGTFITEWDEGKAACKEMLATKESAQMYAERLSELATSLGFDGWLINIENEIDKEQIPNLMEFVSHLTEVLHLSTPGSLVIWYDSVTVHGHLKWQDHLNEKNKPFFDLCDGIFMNYTWKESYPKLSAEVAGDRKYDVYMGIDVFGRGSFGGGQWTVNTALDLLKRNNVSAAIFAPGWVYETAQPPNFHTAQNKWWSLVEKSWGIVQTYPQALPFYSDFNQGFGNHVSLEGRQLSDAPWYNISCQSLQPLLEFKEDNTDIIQVTIEDASYNGGGNIVFKGRLKGDVYFTARLFKPLLQLSSSPITVSYSVKSDETCKLGLLLSFSSASHGTKSILVAPQEPIPRLDHMFLKCLVTSEQTVSEWTVHETSLVMDEHTLTEISAFCYRTENSTKASEYVALLGHISIKDHVQLLQQNFVSLPPASSWVIEAHNIELVPGNFGSKILRVKLEWKHKHLEDSGLPVYNVYAENVKSTGELRSRKVLEKPRSERVFLGISHVPAYYVSELVVDSDVKGVSFVVQPCGEDGLWRKLDDSPNLLVDLEGLS from the exons ATGCGAGGAGACCTACTTCGCGCCTATTTCTCACGGAGAACACTCGTCTCTCTCTACaatctcttcttcaccatctcccGTACGCTCCTCACTTCGTTCCCTCTCTCCCTCATCATGCCCAATTCCAACGACGGCGGCGCAGATTCCGAGTCCGAGTCCGTCCCGCTGCTCGATCTATCGAAACCGTCATCACCGATCTCCTTCCCGATCAAATCTCTCCAATATTTAAAATCGCGTTCCTACTTCGACTCTTTCCACTTTCAGTTCAACCGCTCCACAGTCCCTCTCCGGCGAGACTTACCTAATAATCGCCCGAGGGTTTTAGTATGCCACGATATGAAGGGAGGGTATGTAGAAGACAAGTGGGTACAAGGGTGTGAAAACGACGCCGGATACGCGATTTGGCATTGGTATTTGATGGACGTGTTTGTTTACTTCTCCCATTCTCTGGTGACTCTTCCTCCTCCTTGTTGGACCAATACAGCTCATCGGCATGGTGTTAAG GTGTTGGGGACTTTCATCACGGAATGGGATGAAGGTAAAGCTGCCTGCAAAGAGATGCTTGCCACTAAGGAGTCTGCTCAGATGTATGCTGAGCGTTTGTCTGAGCTTGCTACTTCTCTAGGTTTCGATGGATGGCTG ATAAATATAGAGAACGAAATAGATAAAGAACAGATTCCTAATTTGATGGAGTTCGTCAGCCATCTAACAGAAGTCTTGCATTTATCCACTCCTGGGTCTTTGGTTATATG GTACGATAGTGTCACTGTTCATGGCCATCTTAAATGGCAAGATCATTTGAATGAAAAGAACAAACCTTTCTTTGACTTGTGTGATGGAATCTTCATGAACTATACATGGAAG GAGAGCTACCCAAAATTATCAGCTGAAGTTGCAGGTGACAGAAAATATGATGTTTACATGGGAATTGATGTCTTCGGTCGCGGCTCCTTTGGTGGTGGTCAATGGACT GTTAATACTGCTCTTGATTTGCTTAAGAGAAACAATGTATCGGCTGCCATTTTCGCTCCTGGATGGGTATATGAGACTGCACAACCACCTAATTTTCACACAGCTCAGAATAA GTGGTGGTCACTTGTTGAGAAGTCATGGGGAATAGTCCAAACATATCCACAAGCGTTGCCATTTTACTCGGATTTCAATCAG GGCTTTGGTAACCATGTATCACTCGAGGGTCGCCAGTTATCTGATGCTCCGTGGTACAACATTTCTTGCCAAAGTCTTCAG CCACTCCTCGAGTTCAAGGAAGACAACACTGATATCATACAGGTCACTATTGA AGATGCATCTTATAACGGAGGAGGGAACATCGTTTTTAAAGGAAGACTCAAGGGAGATGTGTATTTCACAGCAAGGCTCTTTAAACCTCTCCTTCAACTTTCTTCTTCCCCCATCACAGTCTCCTACTCT GTGAAATCAGATGAGACTTGTAAACTTGGACTCCTGCTTTCTTTCTCGTCCGCATCACACGGGACTAAATCCATACTTGTGGCGCCACAAGAACCCATCCCTAGATTAGATCACATGTTCTTGAAGTGCCTCGTTACATCAGAGCAGACTGTATCAGAGTGGACGGTACACGAGACAAGCCTTGTCATGGATGAACACACACTAACTGAAATCTCTGCCTTTTGCTACAGAACAGAGAACTCGACGAAGGCATCAGAGTACGTTGCATTGCTCGGTCACATTTCAATCAAAGATCATGTTCAGCTCCTCCAGCAAAACTTCGTTTCCTTACCTCCAGCATCATCATGGGTCATCGAGGCTCATAACATAGAGCTTGTACCGGGTAACTTCGGTTCAAAGATCCTCAGGGTTAAGCTAGAATGGAAACATAAACACCTTGAAGACTCTGGTCTCCCAGTGTACAATGTGTATGCAGAGAATGTGAAGTCAACTGGTGAACTAAGATCGAGGAAGGTTTTGGAGAAACCAAGAAGCGAGAGagtgttcctcggaatctcTCACGTACCGGCTTATTACGTATCGGAACTGGTGGTAGATTCGGACGTGAAAGGGGTCAGCTTCGTGGTGCAACCGTGTGGTGAAGATGGGTTATGGAGAAAGCTTGATGATTCCCCTAACCTTCTTGTGGACTTGGAGGGTCTCTCGTAG
- the LOC106379892 gene encoding dehydration-responsive element-binding protein 2B-like, protein MAIYEQTGTDTSSKKRKSRARADGTTVADRLKKWKEYNDIIDEGENRPRRKVPAKGSKKGCMKGKGGPENTHCSFRGVRQRVWGKWVAEIREPNRVSRLWLGTFPTAEEAASAYDEAAKAMYGPLARLNFPEQCVVASEFLASTSSHSEVCSVEDKPVLDGDAYCESRPVSRISDGNTRMSSDLLDEFDEEYWGRVSKEIEKPDEGEEEVLTVADYGWSNDMLSEQDLWDPNEVFDVDELLGDIDDCIMLTGTGPDGDQNGINPGGYDSHVPLQLEPHDGHEFFDLSSQDL, encoded by the coding sequence atggcgaTTTATGAACAAACGGGAACCGATACATCATCAAAGAAGAGAAAATCGAGGGCTCGAGCAGACGGTACAACGGTCGCTGATAGGCTAAAGAAGTGGAAAGAGTACAACGACATTATTGACGAAGGAGAGAATAGACCGAGACGCAAAGTTCCAGCGAAAGGGTCGAAGAAAGGGTGTATGAAAGGCAAAGGAGGACCTGAGAACACTCACTGTAGTTTCAGAGGAGTTAGACAAAGAGTTTGGGGTAAATGGGTTGCAGAGATCAGGGAACCTAACAGAGTAAGTAGGCTTTGGCTTGGTACTTTCCCTACAGCGGAAGAAGCTGCTTCTGCTTATGATGAAGCCGCTAAGGCTATGTACGGTCCTTTGGCACGCCTTAACTTCCCTGAACAGTGTGTTGTTGCCTCTGAGTTCTTGGCCAGCACGTCGAGTCACTCTGAGGTGTGTAGTGTTGAGGATAAACCGGTTCTTGATGGTGATGCTTATTGTGAATCTAGACCAGTTAGTCGGATTAGTGATGGTAATACAAGGATGAGTTCCGATTTGCTGGATGAGTTTGATGAGGAGTATTGGGGAAGAGTATCCAAGGAGATAGAGAAACCTGATGAGGGAGAGGAAGAAGTGCTTACCGTTGCGGATTATGGTTGGTCTAATGATATGTTGAGCGAGCAAGATCTTTGGGATCCGAATGAAGTTTTTGATGTTGATGAACTCCTAGGGGATATAGATGACTGCATCATGTTAACAGGTACCGGTCCGGATGGAGACCAGAACGGGATAAACCCTGGTGGTTATGACTCGCATGTTCCTCTTCAGCTGGAGCCACACGATGGTCACGAGTTCTTTGACTTGAGTTCTCAGGATCTTTGA
- the LOC125580358 gene encoding senescence associated gene 20-like, giving the protein MRTLTGVSPPFEFAPLSVVSFGSTVIAEGCDAASSVSWIHAWTVSHGIITQVREYSNTSLTVTRIGGVVAGRSAEIARSHCPSVWESKFSGRAGKSVPGLVLAI; this is encoded by the coding sequence ATGCGCACGCTCACCGGCGTCTCTCCGCCCTTCGAATTCGCGCCTCTCTCCGTCGTCTCCTTCGGATCCACCGTCATCGCCGAGGGCTGCGACGCCGCTAGCTCCGTCTCCTGGATCCACGCCTGGACCGTGTCGCATGGGATAATCACTCAGGTGAGGGAGTACTCGAACACTTCTCTCACCGTCACGCGGATCGGTGGCGTCGTCGCCGGAAGGTCTGCTGAGATTGCGAGGTCGCATTGCCCCTCCGTGTGGGAAAGCAAATTCTCGGGTCGGGCTGGAAAATCCGTACCGGGTCTGGTTCTTGCGATTTGA